From the genome of Sphingobacterium kitahiroshimense, one region includes:
- a CDS encoding MFS transporter gives MEKKNWFQTYMYIWIGQFVSLLTSSAVNFAVIVWLSLTHKSAEVLALAGIAGLLPQALIGPFVGVLIDRWDRKKVMIFADAFIALCTLMMTFVLQEAAVGLSLIYLLLTCRSIGAAFHAPAMQAIAPLMVPEDKLLRVSGINQMLQSVSSIAGPALGTLAITYFSIAQVLYLDVIGAAVAIVSLFFVTIPHLKVESKLSFGQAWGDLKQGMQAIYHNRGLSLLFLYAMIATFCVMPIAIMFPLLTIDHFNGGKWEMSVIEIIWGVGMLVGGGLLGAFKVNFSKVIMINTMHIVLGLTFAFSGWFPSTWFIPFVIVTGIGGVSMSLFSASFMTTIQEEVAPQMLGRVFSLYFSLAILPSVIGLLFTGMIADVIGVANAFVIAGLLMMIVGVLSFFTPAVMRLGKKVPHNEAV, from the coding sequence ATGGAAAAGAAAAATTGGTTTCAAACCTATATGTATATTTGGATTGGACAATTTGTGTCACTGTTGACGAGCTCTGCTGTCAATTTTGCTGTGATTGTCTGGTTGAGTTTAACGCATAAGTCGGCCGAGGTATTGGCTTTGGCAGGTATTGCAGGCTTATTGCCACAGGCACTTATTGGACCCTTCGTAGGTGTTTTAATTGATCGCTGGGACCGGAAAAAGGTAATGATTTTTGCCGATGCATTTATTGCTTTATGTACCCTAATGATGACTTTTGTTTTGCAGGAGGCTGCAGTAGGGCTATCGCTGATCTATCTGTTGCTAACTTGTCGTTCCATAGGGGCAGCTTTTCATGCACCAGCGATGCAGGCAATAGCACCACTGATGGTTCCGGAAGATAAATTGCTACGTGTATCTGGAATAAATCAGATGCTTCAGTCCGTCAGTAGTATTGCCGGGCCTGCATTAGGAACGCTGGCGATTACTTATTTTTCAATCGCTCAAGTGCTTTATCTCGATGTTATCGGTGCGGCAGTTGCAATAGTATCGTTGTTCTTTGTCACCATTCCTCATTTAAAGGTTGAATCTAAATTATCCTTTGGACAGGCATGGGGTGATCTGAAACAAGGTATGCAGGCCATCTACCATAATCGTGGCTTGAGCCTATTGTTTTTATACGCGATGATCGCTACTTTTTGTGTTATGCCGATCGCTATTATGTTTCCACTTTTGACAATCGATCATTTTAATGGCGGAAAATGGGAGATGAGTGTGATTGAAATTATATGGGGAGTAGGCATGTTAGTAGGAGGAGGATTATTGGGAGCATTTAAAGTGAATTTTTCGAAAGTAATTATGATCAATACCATGCATATTGTACTGGGATTGACATTTGCTTTTTCAGGATGGTTCCCATCCACTTGGTTCATTCCTTTTGTAATCGTGACTGGAATAGGCGGTGTATCCATGTCGCTGTTCTCAGCCTCTTTTATGACGACCATACAAGAAGAAGTCGCACCCCAAATGTTAGGTCGCGTATTTTCGCTCTATTTTAGTCTTGCTATTCTGCCAAGTGTCATCGGATTACTTTTTACGGGTATGATAGCAGATGTAATTGGAGTAGCCAACGCTTTTGTGATCGCAGGATTATTGATGATGATTGTAGGCGTATTGTCCTTTTTTACACCAGCTGTCATGCGACTGGGAAAAAAAGTGCCCCATAACGAAGCAGTATAA
- a CDS encoding NAD(P)/FAD-dependent oxidoreductase: protein MQKEIELAIAPERIEDDNYILIQGSKALKINGERIKGFKIRKRSIDARSRHVVFRARIIFFIDEEPINEVFETHFKLAHNAQPVLIIGAGPAGLFAALQCLEKGLKPIIVERGKAVQDRRRDLAKLNREGIVDEDSNYCFGEGGAGTYSDGKLYTRSDKRGDVEKVLKLFVAHGANEDILVNARPHIGTNKLPHIIQDIRETIIAHGGEVIFEQRVVDINTENNQVTGVTLASGKQLKSNHVIVATGHSARDIFELFRAKNWLLEAKAFALGVRIEHPQEIIDQAQYHCEVRSEHLPPAYYSLVEQVNGRGVFSFCMCPGGVIAPCSTADNEIVVNGWSPSKRNNPHANSGTVIQINLEDVPGSDSNPFALLDFQREIEKRAFEAGGGKMVAPAQRMIDFVEGRISKDLPENSYKPGTVSADLTQVLPKFVYEALRGALPIFGKKMKGYYTNEAILVAVESRTSSPVRIPRDKLSLQHPEIKGLYPCAEGAGYAGGIISAAIDGMNCANAIN, encoded by the coding sequence ATGCAGAAAGAAATTGAACTGGCTATCGCTCCGGAAAGAATTGAGGACGATAATTATATTCTAATTCAAGGTTCTAAAGCCTTGAAAATAAATGGTGAGCGTATTAAAGGATTTAAAATTCGCAAGCGTTCTATTGATGCCCGTAGCCGACATGTCGTTTTTAGAGCTCGTATTATATTTTTTATCGACGAAGAACCTATTAATGAAGTTTTTGAAACCCACTTTAAATTGGCCCATAACGCACAACCAGTGTTAATTATCGGTGCTGGCCCTGCAGGTTTATTTGCAGCGCTACAATGTTTGGAAAAAGGGCTTAAACCTATTATTGTTGAACGTGGTAAAGCTGTGCAGGATCGCCGCCGTGACCTTGCGAAGTTAAACCGCGAAGGTATTGTTGATGAAGACTCCAATTATTGTTTTGGTGAAGGTGGTGCCGGTACATATTCTGATGGAAAGCTATATACCCGCTCGGATAAACGTGGTGATGTTGAGAAAGTACTTAAACTTTTTGTTGCCCATGGTGCGAATGAAGATATTTTGGTCAATGCGCGCCCTCATATCGGAACGAACAAGTTACCTCATATTATTCAGGACATCCGAGAAACGATTATCGCGCATGGTGGCGAGGTTATTTTTGAACAACGTGTAGTTGATATCAATACGGAAAATAATCAGGTTACAGGTGTCACACTTGCAAGTGGAAAACAATTGAAATCAAATCATGTCATTGTAGCTACAGGACACTCGGCACGTGATATTTTCGAACTCTTCCGTGCTAAAAACTGGTTACTTGAGGCTAAAGCTTTTGCTCTAGGTGTTCGAATTGAGCATCCGCAGGAGATTATTGATCAAGCACAGTATCATTGTGAAGTCCGAAGCGAGCATCTTCCACCGGCTTATTATAGTCTTGTGGAACAGGTAAATGGCCGTGGGGTCTTTTCATTCTGTATGTGTCCAGGTGGGGTTATTGCTCCTTGTTCTACCGCAGACAATGAAATCGTTGTGAATGGCTGGTCGCCATCGAAACGGAATAATCCGCACGCCAATTCTGGTACTGTTATCCAGATCAACCTGGAGGATGTTCCGGGATCGGACAGCAATCCATTTGCGTTGTTGGATTTTCAACGTGAAATCGAAAAACGTGCTTTTGAAGCTGGTGGTGGAAAAATGGTGGCTCCTGCGCAACGGATGATTGATTTTGTTGAGGGGCGGATATCCAAAGATCTTCCGGAAAACTCTTATAAACCGGGTACGGTTTCTGCAGATTTAACTCAGGTGTTACCAAAATTTGTGTACGAAGCATTACGCGGTGCATTGCCTATCTTCGGTAAAAAGATGAAAGGTTACTATACCAATGAAGCTATCCTTGTTGCTGTAGAATCCCGCACTTCTTCACCCGTCCGTATTCCCCGTGATAAGTTATCTTTACAACATCCTGAAATTAAGGGTCTTTACCCTTGTGCTGAAGGGGCTGGTTATGCTGGGGGTATTATTTCCGCTGCTATTGATGGTATGAACTGTGCCAATGCGATCAATTAA
- a CDS encoding LemA family protein → MKRLLVAFFGLMVALSFSSCGYNTMVSQDENVKGKWAQVENAYQRRADLVPNLVNTVKGAAKHEESTLTAVVEARAKATSITVDPTNLNEETIAQYQKVQDQFSGSLSKLMATVEAYPDLKANQNFLELQAQLEGTENRISTERRAYNEAVQQFNTTVRSFPNNLMAGMFGFKAKGTFTAQEGADKAPAVSF, encoded by the coding sequence ATGAAAAGATTATTAGTCGCATTCTTTGGTTTAATGGTCGCATTATCTTTCAGTTCATGCGGATACAATACAATGGTATCGCAAGATGAAAATGTAAAAGGAAAATGGGCTCAAGTTGAAAATGCATATCAGAGACGTGCAGATTTAGTTCCGAATTTGGTAAATACCGTAAAAGGAGCAGCAAAGCACGAAGAAAGTACATTAACAGCTGTTGTTGAAGCACGTGCCAAGGCGACTTCTATCACGGTAGATCCTACCAATTTGAATGAAGAAACAATTGCACAATATCAAAAAGTACAGGACCAGTTTTCAGGTTCTTTAAGTAAGTTGATGGCTACAGTAGAAGCTTACCCAGATTTGAAAGCAAATCAAAACTTTTTAGAATTGCAAGCGCAATTAGAAGGTACTGAAAATAGAATTTCAACCGAACGTAGAGCTTACAATGAAGCGGTACAGCAGTTCAATACAACTGTGAGAAGTTTTCCTAACAATTTGATGGCTGGCATGTTTGGCTTTAAAGCAAAAGGAACTTTCACAGCACAAGAAGGTGCGGATAAAGCGCCAGCAGTATCTTTCTAA
- a CDS encoding TPM domain-containing protein, which produces MGTFSSEEQEKVVHAISIAENKTSGEIRVVVEKHCPGEVFDRATHYFEKLDMHKTALRNGVLIYLAHEDHKFSVIGDAGIHKKVGDDFWEKTKEIMVQEFRNAQYVNGLIQGIEHAGEQLAKFYPREDDDINELPNDIVFGDK; this is translated from the coding sequence ATGGGAACATTTTCATCAGAAGAGCAGGAAAAAGTAGTACATGCGATCAGTATTGCGGAAAATAAAACTTCCGGTGAGATCCGTGTGGTTGTTGAGAAACACTGTCCTGGAGAAGTTTTCGATCGTGCAACCCACTATTTTGAAAAGTTGGATATGCATAAGACCGCTTTAAGAAATGGAGTTTTAATCTACTTAGCACACGAAGACCATAAATTTTCCGTTATAGGAGATGCGGGAATTCATAAGAAAGTAGGGGACGATTTCTGGGAGAAAACGAAAGAAATTATGGTTCAGGAATTTCGGAATGCACAATATGTGAATGGTTTGATCCAAGGCATTGAGCATGCAGGCGAACAACTGGCGAAATTTTATCCACGAGAAGACGATGATATTAATGAATTACCGAATGATATTGTTTTTGGCGATAAATAA
- a CDS encoding TPM domain-containing protein, with product MTAVAVLFSIAGVFAQDDFPATSNRLVNDYTNTLSPTQVQQLEQKLLAFEDSTSIQIAVVLMNSTGSYDISDYAVRLAQKWGVGNKKYNTGILLLAAIGDRAVTIQTGYGIEGAVPDAIAHRIIENEIKPAFRAQDYFSGVNKATDALISYTKGEYKADPKQPQGKGGTSKMLIVIVIVIIVIAVISRKGGNGGNGGGKVMNGTGTSDLFWWTLLNTLGRGGSGGGGFGGGGDSGGFGGFGGGGFGGGGASGRW from the coding sequence ATGACGGCAGTCGCAGTACTATTTAGTATTGCAGGTGTATTTGCACAGGACGATTTTCCGGCGACATCCAACAGATTGGTCAACGATTATACAAACACATTATCGCCCACTCAGGTACAGCAGTTAGAGCAAAAACTACTGGCTTTTGAAGACTCTACCTCCATACAGATTGCGGTAGTCTTGATGAATTCAACAGGATCTTATGATATCAGTGATTATGCCGTAAGACTAGCTCAAAAGTGGGGCGTAGGAAATAAAAAGTACAACACAGGTATTCTGTTGCTTGCCGCAATTGGCGATCGTGCTGTTACTATTCAGACAGGGTACGGTATAGAAGGCGCTGTTCCTGATGCGATCGCACATCGAATTATTGAAAACGAAATAAAGCCAGCTTTCCGGGCGCAGGATTATTTTTCAGGAGTTAATAAGGCAACTGATGCTCTGATTTCCTATACCAAAGGAGAGTATAAAGCAGATCCTAAGCAACCCCAAGGAAAAGGAGGCACTTCAAAGATGTTGATCGTGATTGTGATTGTGATCATTGTCATCGCAGTGATTTCTAGAAAAGGAGGAAACGGTGGAAATGGTGGTGGTAAAGTCATGAATGGTACAGGAACTTCCGATTTGTTTTGGTGGACACTCTTAAATACACTTGGACGAGGCGGTTCCGGAGGTGGCGGCTTTGGTGGCGGTGGAGATAGTGGTGGTTTCGGCGGTTTTGGTGGCGGTGGCTTCGGTGGTGGCGGTGCCAGCGGCAGATGGTAA
- a CDS encoding TlpA disulfide reductase family protein — protein MKKGILLGLGLIPTLIFAQENFTVTGKIQGATDKAKVFMQYAENNARKIDSTTVTGGQFKFNGTVAGPVKAYLILSADGTSIKEIQNPDLTQVYLSTGVIKVESTGEMKNAVISGNAINNDFAKYQTAVKPFSEGFQALNKRYSEAAEEQRNDQTFIAGLQKEAGEINEKQELVDEQFIKNNKSSFITLDLLGDKLDAENVNSLIIPSYQALSAELKNSKKGKELATRIEKLKAVAIGAVAPDFTLPDTAGNQVSLSSLRGKYVLLDFWASWCGPCRQENPNVVAAFNKFKDKNFTVFGVSLDNPGKKDAWLKAIADDQLGQWPQVSDLQGWKSAPVGLYEVRGIPQNFLIDPTGKIVASNLRGEALEAKLAELLK, from the coding sequence ATGAAAAAAGGAATATTATTGGGATTAGGACTTATCCCGACTTTAATTTTTGCACAAGAGAATTTTACCGTAACAGGTAAAATACAAGGAGCGACAGATAAAGCAAAAGTGTTTATGCAATATGCTGAAAACAATGCGCGCAAAATAGATTCAACAACAGTAACAGGTGGACAGTTTAAATTTAACGGTACAGTTGCTGGACCTGTTAAAGCGTACTTAATTCTTTCAGCAGACGGAACTAGCATCAAAGAAATACAAAATCCTGATTTGACACAAGTATACCTGTCAACTGGAGTGATCAAAGTAGAATCTACTGGTGAGATGAAAAATGCAGTTATTTCGGGTAATGCGATCAATAATGATTTTGCAAAATACCAAACTGCTGTTAAGCCTTTCTCAGAGGGGTTTCAGGCATTAAATAAGCGTTATTCAGAAGCTGCTGAAGAACAGCGTAATGACCAGACTTTTATTGCAGGTCTGCAAAAAGAAGCCGGAGAAATTAATGAGAAACAAGAATTGGTGGACGAGCAGTTTATTAAAAATAATAAATCAAGTTTCATTACATTGGATTTATTAGGAGATAAATTAGATGCTGAAAATGTCAATTCATTGATTATTCCAAGTTATCAAGCGTTATCAGCAGAATTAAAAAACAGTAAAAAAGGTAAAGAATTAGCAACAAGAATTGAAAAGTTAAAAGCAGTAGCAATCGGAGCAGTAGCGCCGGACTTTACATTGCCTGATACTGCAGGTAATCAGGTTTCTCTTTCTTCTTTAAGAGGTAAATATGTATTATTAGACTTCTGGGCAAGCTGGTGCGGACCATGTCGCCAAGAGAACCCTAATGTTGTAGCAGCATTTAATAAATTTAAAGACAAGAACTTTACTGTATTTGGAGTCTCTTTAGATAATCCAGGTAAAAAAGACGCCTGGTTGAAAGCGATTGCAGACGATCAATTAGGACAGTGGCCACAAGTGTCAGATTTGCAAGGATGGAAATCTGCTCCAGTAGGTTTATATGAAGTACGTGGTATTCCACAGAACTTTTTAATCGATCCGACAGGAAAGATTGTTGCCTCTAATTTACGAGGTGAAGCTTTAGAAGCTAAATTAGCAGAATTACTAAAGTAA